A region of the Methanobrevibacter sp. genome:
CATTGGCATTCTCCTTCGGAGGAAACGACCAATACAACAGCACATTTGCTGTAGTATGTATTGACCTTGATAAGAAACCAATCACAATCAAGGCTTCTGCAAAAACCTACAAGGCTTCTGCAAAAACCAAAAAATACACAGCAACACTAAGCACAATAGCTGGTTCATCCGCTGACGGTAAAGTGCACCTCAGAACTGGATTGAAAGTTACCATGGATATAAACGGTAAATCCTACACTGGTTCTACCAACTCTAAAGGACAAGTATCATTCAATCTCCAATTGACTAAGAAAGGCACATACAATGCTAAGATTAGTTACGCTGGAGACCAAACATACAACTCCGCAAGCAAAACAGTAAAAATAACAATTAACTAGTGAGACTAACCTCTCACTAACTTTTTTTCTTTTTTTCAAAAACTATTTTTTAGAAAGCTTTTTATATCTCAACATGTAATATCATTTAGCAGTCATTGTTTTTGTGGTGTTTTTCATGAAAAAGGACAAGGCAGAAGATGATATTAAGGTTAACAGAAGAAGCACAGATAAGGTATTCTTCGAATCAAGTTTCATACAGTCAGTTTCCGATAAGATCGATTTTTTTAAAGAGGAAATTTTAAGCGACATCGATTCGCATGAGTTCAAGCGACAGTTGGATGACTTTGATTTTGATGAATTCAGCGGGCAGGCCATTGAGCGGGCCGATGACATTGTCGATGACATATCCAAATTCAAGTCTGAAATAATCAGCTCTGATGATTTGCCTGAAGACGTCAAAAGGCAATACAGAAACACCCAAATGTTTTTGAACAGGGATGAGGATTACATAAGAAGGGCAAGAAAAAAGATGGCCAGATTGAATTCAGGGGAGTTCATTGATGTATATAAGACCAATATACGAATAATCGAGCTTTGCGATAAGGCCCTTGCTGTTAGAAAAGAGAATTTTGATGCTTATTTCATCAAAGGCCAGGCACTGGTCAACATGGAAAGATACTCTGAAGCCATTGACGAGTTCGTTAATGCCCTTTCACTGAAGGATGATGTGGAAGTGTGGCTGGCAATTGGAAATGCAAACAGGCTCAACGGAGACTTCGGCGATGCGATAGATGTATATGATTCCGTTTTGAAAAGGAACGAAAAATCCGTCGAGGCCGTCAAGGGAATTGCATTCACATGCTTTGACATGGGAGATTATGCCCTCTGCGATGAGATGTTTTCAAAAGCAAACTCAATTGAATATCTGGATGAGGATTCATTTAAAGTTTGGTCTGAGTGCTTGGAGCATCTAAAGGATGATTAATATTTCTGGATTGTTAAAAAATTGTTCTATGTATGTAAAATTGAAGCCATTCATGAATAAAATTTATTAATTATGGGGAATATAATATATGATAGGTGATAAAATGGCAAAACCTATAGCTCCTACTCCTATTTTTGATGAAAAGGATGTAGATGATTTAAAAAAATATATGAAGCGGCCATTAACTCAACAAGAAAAAGAATTTAATGAGCGTGTAAAAAATGCAAAGAAAATCCCTAGATTTAATTCATCTAGGTAATTTTCACTTTTTTTATATGTTTATACATGAAAATTGATGTTGTTTCATCTCTTTGTGATTTTCTTTTTAGATTTTCGCTATTATGAATTCTTTTTTGTTTGAATGAATTCTTTAAATAAAATTTTCTTGCATTACAGTATGCATCTACTGTAATAAAACTAACGCCAACTTCTTCAGAAATTTCTTTAATTAATTCAGAAATTGAGGCTAAAATTTTATTCCCCAATCCTAAACCTTTATATTTTTCATTTACTGCTAGTCTTCCAATTTTTATGGCGGGATAGCTTTCATATTCAGATTGAATTGATTTATCAATTTGTTTACATTTAATTTTATCTGTTAATAATGACACATATCCGATTACCTCATCTTTATAAATGGCTAGATATGTCACATTCAGATTTTTTTCTTGTTGGTTGTACGCATCTTCTTTTAAAAATTCATCAAGGTCTTTAACACCACAACTAAACTTGCTTAAATCAGGGTATTTGTTTAATTTTTCATAGTGATAGTTTTCTATTAAGTCTTTATTTATCATAATATTACTTATTCTTAATAATAATTATATTTATGGTTTTTAATCAATTAATATTACCATATAATCTATTTTTTATAATTTTATCTCAATTTATAATTTTTTATAAAATATTGTAAGTATTAATAAAATAAATTTAATAGGATATTTTTGTTTAGATAATATTTCTCTTGTTCTGTGAGTTCAGGGTGTTGTAGTAATATCCCTTTTGGGACAATAGCTCATCATGTGTTCCCTGCTCTATGATTTCTCCGTTCTCGATTACAATGATCTTGTCCGCATTCTTGATGGTTGACAGCCTGTGGGCTATTATGAAGCTTGTTTTTCCTTCCATCAGTTTGTCCATCGCTTTTTGAATTAGCTTTTCTGTTCTTGTATCTACGGATGATGTTGCCTCATCGAGAATCAGTATTTCCTTTTTTGAGAGGATGGTTCTTGCGATTGTGAGGAGTTGCTTTTGTCCGTGGGAGATGTTGTCGGTATCCTCGTTGAGCTCGGTATCGTATCCTTCTGGAAGCTGCCTTATGAAATTGTCGGCATAGACCTGCCTGGCCGCTTCAATGACCTCCTCGTCTGTCGCATCCAGGTTTCCATAGCGGATGTTGTTCGCTATCGTGTCTGAAAATAGCCAGGAGTCCTGAAGGACCATTCCGACATGTGACCTGAGGGAGTGCTTGTCGAACTCGTCGATGTCGACTCCGTCAATCCTGATTGAGCCCCTGTTGGTGTCGTAGAATCTCATGAGCAGTTTCACTATTGTGGTTTTTCCCGCACCGGTCTCGCCTACAATCGCTATCTTTTCTCCTTTTTTAACGTCGAATGACAGGCCGTTTATTATCTTTTCGTTAGGCTCGTATCCGAAGCTCACATCCTCAAAGGCAATGGATTCTTTGACTTCTGTAAGCTGCCTGTCGGATGGGTTGTCTTCATCGTCAAGCTCCAGAAACTCGAATATTCTCTCGGTTGCAGCCATTGCGGTCTGCACAAGGTTCATCACTCTTGTTATCTGCTGTATAGGTCTTGTGAAGTTTTCGATGTATTGGAAAAATGCCAGTATGTCCCCGACGGCTATTGTCTTTTGCAGGGCGAATATTGCGCCGAGCACCGCTATGAGGACGTATGCGAAGTTTGAGATGAAGTTCATTGCAGGGCCTGTGAGGCTTGAGAAGAACTGGGATTTCCATTCCTGGTCATACCAGTTTTCGTTGTCGCTTTCGAACTTTTCGATTGATGAGGCTTCCTGGTTGAATGCTCGTATCATGTCATGGCCTGTGAAGGTCTCCTCAATCTGCGCGTTCAGGCTTCCCTTAAACGACAGCTGCTTTAAAAAGTAGCTCTGTGAGTGTCTTGTCACGAATATGATCATCAGGAATGTGATTGGAATCAGGATTACTATGGCCAGTGTCATCCACAGGTTGATGTAGAGCATCATTGCGACCACTCCGATGATTGTGATGACTGCCGTGAGCATCTGGAGGAATGCCTGGGTGATTCCGGTTTGAAGAGAATCCACATCGTTGGTGAGCCTTGAAAGTATGTCTCCCCTCTTGTTCTCGTCCACGTTTTCCATTGCAAGGGCGGTGATCTTGTCCATGATCTGTGACCTTAGGCTATAGCTGATTTTGGTTGAGATTCCCACCAAAAAGTAGCTTTGCAGGTATGAGAACAGAGAGCTTATGATGTAGAGGATGACCACTATGCTCAGGAGTTGAATCAGGCTGTTCAGGTCGATTGTGCCGGTGCCGTTTGCGATGTTGCTTATTCCGTTATAGATTGTTGTTGTTGCCTGGCCGATGAAAAGCGGGCTGATTATGCTGAAAAGCGTTGATATGACTGCGCAGATTACGGTCACAATCAGCTTGAGCTTGTATCTTCCAAGCAGCTTCAATATGTTTCTGATTGCCTTTCTGTTGTCTGCCGCCTTTTCTGGAGGCTTTCTTTTTGCAGGCGGAGGGCTCATGTGTTCGCCTCCATGCTGTCAATTTGGGATTTTACAATCTCGTGATATATACTGCATGAGTCATTCAGCTCATTGTGTGTACCACGGTCAATTATCTCGCCGTTGTCCATCACCAAAATCTCATCTGCATCCTGAATCGTTGAAATCCTTTGGGATACAATCAATATGGATGAACCTTCCTTGAGCTCGTGCAGGCTGTCCTTCACCTTTGCCTCGGTGTTCATGTCAAGGGCTGAAAAGCAGTCGTCAAACAGATAAAACGAGCGCTTGGCGATGATGGCCCTTGCAATCGACAGGCGCTGCTTCTGCCCGCCCGAAAAGTTGGACGCTCCCTGTGCGACCTCATCGTCTATGGATTGGATGAAGTCGACCTGCGACCTTTCAAGGGCGGTCCCGATTTCATCATCAGTGGCATCGCTTTTCCCGATAAGCATGTTTGACCTGATAGTTCCCTGAAAGAGAATGGCCTTTTGTGGAGTGAAGCTGATGAGGTCCCTCAATGATTTGAGCTTGAAGTCCCTTATGTCGGTGCCGTCGATTAGAATCTCTCCTGAGGTGGGGTCCTGAAGGCGAGGAATGAGATTGAGGATAGTCGATTTTCCGCTTCCGGTTCCTCCGATGATGGCAGTGGTCTTTCCAGCCTCGAGCTTGAAGCTGATGTCTTTGAGGGTTTGCCTTTCGCTTCCCGGATACTGGTAGCACACGTTTTTAAACTCAAGTGCCGGCCTTTCGGGGGTCGCCTCCAGGTTCCCGTCGGCTATTGTGATTTCGGTGTTGAGCACTTCGGCAACACGCCTTCCTGAGACCAGAATCCTTGGAAGAATAATCAGGAACCCTCCCATCAGGATGAATGAGGTCACAATCTGTGTCGAATACTGGATGAACGCTATGATTTCTCCCGTAAGTATGGAGGAGTTCAGTGCATCGTATGCACCGAAGTAGAGGATGGCCACAATCATGAGGTTCAAGATCAGCGTCATTGAGGGCAATATGATGAAGATGTTCCTGTAGACATACAGGTTGACGTCAAGAAAGTCCCTGTTTATGGCCTCGAACCTTTCCCTTTCGGTGTCCTGCCTTACGAATGCCTTGATTACAGGTATCCCAATCAGTATTTCCCTTGCTGTCCTGTTCATCCTGTCAATGATTTCCTGGGTGATCTTGAAGTAGGGAAGAGTTCTCAATAGCACGAAAATCAGGAGGACGGCAACCGCTATGAAAGTCACCAGGATGATCCATGAAAGGTCGGTTCCAAGCTCGAAGGCCTTGACGATTCCTCCGATTCCTAGGATAGGCGCAAAAAGAAGTGTCGTAAAAATCACGCCGATGACGCTTTGGATCTGGTTTATGTCGTTTGTGGTGCGTGTTATGAGCGATGACCTTGAAATGTCGTTCAGCTCATGGTTCGAGAACTTGAGGACCTTCCTGTAGACGACCTTTCTCAGGTCCTTCGCAAATCCTGATGAGACCCTGCTTGAGAGGTATGATATGAAAACGGCGGCAATCACGGAGATGAGCACCATCGAAAGCATAGTGATTCCTGTGTTGACTATGAAATTAACATCAGTGTTCTGTATGCCTATATCGACAATGTCTGCAGTGTATGATGGCAGGGTTAGGTTGGCGTATGCCTGAACGATGAGAAAAATCACTATCAATGTCATCTGGGGAACTTTGTTTTTAAGCGGTCTTAACAGGTTTCTCATGGCATGCCTCGATTGCTCTGTTATAGGTGGCTATTCTTTTAATCGTATTTAAATGTTGGGTATGGGGTCGGCAGGACTTGACTTCACTGGCATACATATGGTTGTCAAAAAATGATGTCTCATTCGATTTGTGTGTGGGATTATAAATATCAGTTTACATGACTTTTTATCATATCTTTTGTCGGAAAAGATGCGAGCCATAAATAGTAATACTTATATTAAATAAAGTAATACTACAATATGGATGATATGTATTGACTCCCATTATTTTGTAGATTGAACTCTACAATTTTGTTAATTTTAACAATTTTGTCTATTGTATTCTACACTTATGTTATTTTTATACTTTTTGTCGAGTATAATCTACAATATTTATATGGTTTAAAGTACAATAAATTATTAAAAGTAAAGAGGTTGTGGAAAAAATGATAAAAAGAAAATCCTATCTAAACCAGATAGAACGATTAATAGATAAGGAACCAATCAAAATCATTACAGGAGTTCGAAGAAGCGGAAAAACATACCTTTTAAAAAGCATTTGTGAAGAACTCAAAAACAGAGGAATACCTGAAGAAAACATTTTCCTGATATCTTTTGAATCAGTGAAATACAATAAAATAGAAAACTTCAAACAGCTTGATGAATGCATTGCAAAGCTGACAGAAAATACTGAAGGCAGAGTTTACCTGCTTTTTGATGAAATACAAAACGTGGAAAACTGGGAAAAAAGCATCAATGCATGCAGAGTGGACCTTGACTGTGACCTATATGTCACCGGCTCAAATTCAGAACTGCTTTCAGGAGAGATGGCAACACTCATATCCGGAAGATACTACCAAATCAACATATATCCATTCTCATTTTCCGAATTCCTCCAATACAAAAGGGAAATGGAAAATAGGGATGTAATCAACCTAAACGAACTGTTTCGGGAATACGTTGAATATGGAGGAATGCCTCCAATACAGCAGGTTGCAAGACAAGACAAATACTCCTACCTATCAGACATATACAATACCATACTCCTAAAGGACATCATAACAAGACATAACATCAGAAACACGGACATGCTCAACAGAATACTTGACTATGTCATAATGAACATGGCAAAAAACTTCTCAGCAACAAACATATCAAAATACATGAAGCATGAGGGAAGAAAAATAGCAAAGGACACAATTCTAGATTACCTATTATACTCAAAAAACGCATGTTTCATACATCAAGCCCAAAGAGAAGACATCAAAGGAAAAAAAGTATTATTGCACAACGAAAAATATTATCTGGTTGATCATGGATTCTTTCAGGCAAAATATGGGGAGATAGAAAACATAGGTTCAATTCTGGAAAACATCGTGTATATAGAACTGCTTCGCAGAGGATATGATGTAAGAATAGGAATCTTAAACGAAAAGGAGATAGATTTCGTCTGCACAAAAGACAAAGAAAAAATCTATATCCAGGTAACATACATGCTATCCGGTGATGAGACAATTGAAAGGGAGTTTTCCGCTCTTGCAAAAATCAATGATAACTTTGACAAGTATGTGCTGAGCATGGATCAAATGGACTTTTCAGGAGAAGGTCTGAAACATAGGAATATAATCGATTTTCTTCTATCCGATTATATTTAAAACCATTATTTAGCTATTTAAATTCTGTTTTCAAATCGGGATTAAATCTGCATATTTATATAGAATAACTGGTTTTATAAATATCAGTTTATAAACTTATGGAGTTTTAATATTTTAAACAATGAAATAATATCTAAGATGTGTCGATTGCATTTTTTGTTGAAAAATTTTCATATCGGGTCTGTTTCATCTGTTAGGAAATCTAATAGATTAATGTGTTTTACTCCATCTCGAGACCTATCAAACTGATCCATTGTTATTATGTATCTTGGATAATGGTCTTTGATTTTGGAAAAGGGTCTTAATTCTCTTTCAATTGTTTCATCACTTTCAAGTAAATAGCTTACCTGCACATATATAGTCTGTTTGTGTTTTCTGCAGACGAAATCTACTTCATAATCTTTTGTTTTTCCGATTGTTATTTTCCAGCCTCTTCTTAAAAACTCGAAATAAACAATGTTTTCCATAACTCTTCCTATATTGTCAATGTTTCCTTTTGCTTTTGCTTCACAAAAGCCATGGTCGGTTACATAGTATTTTTCATTGAATTTCAAGATGCCTTTGCCTTCCAAATCTTCCCTTTTTACTTTTTTTATAAAGCATGCATTTTCCAAGTATTTGAGATAGTTTGATATTGTTTTGTTTGAAATTTTAATATTCATTTCTTTTTTATAGTATTCCATAATGCTTGAAGCGGAGAATATATTGCCTATATTGTCAAAAATGAAAGTTGTCAGTCTTTCGAGAATGCCGATGTCCCTTATTTGATATCTTTTAACGATGTCCTTGTAAAAAATTGAGTTGAACAAATCATCCAAGTATTCTATTTTTTGTGTTTCGTCAAGCATGAATGTTTGGGGCATTCCTCCATATTGGAGATATTCGTTAAACATCTCTAAGCTGCTTGATTTTTGATGGAAGTTAAGGAATTCCTGATATGAAAATGGATACATTTTTATTTCGAAATATCTTCCGGTTAAATGGGTTGCCAATTCTCCAGACAGTAAATTTGAGTTGGATCCTGTGATGTAAATGTCACAGTCATAATCTATTTTATATCCTGCAATGGAGCGTTCCCATTTTTTAACGTTTTGGATTTCATCAAAAAATAGATATACTTTTCCTTTTTTATTTTTGATTGATTTTTCAACAATTTTGTCTAATTCATTATTATTTTTGATGTTTTTATATTTTTTACTATCAAAATTAATGATTATGATGTTATGCTCTTTTACTCCTCTTTTAAGGAGTTCTTCTTTAATTAGCCCCAACATATAGGACTTTCCACATCTTCTAATGCCTGTAATCACTTTGATTAATTCATTATCAATTAATGGGATAATTTGTTTCATGTATAAATCTCTTTGAACCATAATTATATTATATTTTTTCAGGTATATAATACTAACTTTTTAAATTTTTTAATATTTTAGTTGTATATTACTAACTTTTTTCATCATGTCTTGAAGTTAGGTTTATGGGAATAATTTTGCAGTTATAAAAAGATATTCGTATATGGGATTTTAATGAAAAATGATTTGATTAATAATATAAAAGCTAAAATGGTGCCTTTTTTAAATGAAGTTCAACTTGAAGAGCTTGATATGAATCTTAAAATAATCTTAAATGATTTTGAAGTGTTTAAAAAAGATAAACATGATGAACAAAAGAAAATCATGAATTGCTGTTGTCTTTTCTTTCAGCCAAAGAGATTGAAGGCTGCTCTCAAAAAACAATTACTTATTATAAGAATACAATTATGGGCATGCTGAATTCAATCAATTCCAGAATTGAAGATATAACTACTGATGATTTAAGAAAATATCTCTCTGACTATAAAAATGAAAGCAATGCATCCAAATCAACAATCGATAATATCCGACGGGTTCTGTCCAGCTTTTTCAGCTGGCTTGAAGATGAAAATTATATTTTAAAAAATCCGGTTAGAAGAATTCACAGGATTAAAACTAGAAGGGTAGTAAAAGAGGTTTTAAGCGATGAGAATTTCGAAGTCTTGAGGGACAACTGTGCCAACATCAGGGATTTGGCAATGATTGAACTTTTGGCATCAACCGGTATGCGTGTAGGCGAACTTGTAACCCTAAATATCGATGACGTTTTATTTAGTGAAAGGGAATGTGTAGTATTAGGCAAAGGCGACTCGGAACGTATAGTATACTTTGACGCAAAAACAAAAATTCACCTCCAAAAATACCTGGAGTCCAGAAATGACACCAATCCCGCACTCTTTGTGTCATTAAGAAAACCTCACGACCGGCTTGGAATCGCTGGAGTAGAAAAAAAATGCGCCAACTTGGTCATGAAACCCATATCAAAAAAGTGCATCCCCACAAGTTCAGAAGAACAATGGCAACCAATGCAATCGACAAAGGAATGCCGATAGAACAAGTTCAAAGGCTATTGGGCCATGTGCAGATTGACACCACCATGCAATATGCCATGGTCAATCAGAATAATGTGAAAATATCCCACAGAAAATATATAGGATGACAATTTGAGTGAATATTAATGTTGACGGGGGAGATGGTTGAATTATTAATCAGACAATGTTTCTTTCTAATAGTTATAAGTTAAAAAATCTATAATGTTTGAAATTCATCTCTTCCATCATTTTCATGAAAAAATCGATAGGATTATTAATATCAGTTTACCGTCGCTCCCGCCCATATTGTCACTTTCAAAAACTTGTGTGATTTGAATTTTCACTAGTTTTTGAGTATCAAATTTTTTCGTTCTATTTTTTCTTATTTTTTAATTTAAAAGCAGTAAAATTAATATATGAAGTGGAGCTAATATATTAATATGTCCAATATCAAAACAAAAGCTCCATATGAATATATGGAGCCAATAGAATTTAAACTTTTCGATTTTGTACCAGAGTTTTCTGAATTCCGTCAATCTGATGATCTTTCCCGATTTGGCTGTGAAAATATTGAGGATAATCTCATCAGATTAGAAAAAAGAGGTAAAATCCATTTTGAGAATAGAATTACTATTTATCCTCCCAAACAGTGAGGAAATTAGTGCCAATTATGGTGGTAATGGAACTTGGTGGGCAGTACATAAATTTGATGATTACGGAGTCTATGAAGTAAATGCATCATATACTGGATTGGATAATGTAACTGTCAACAATGGAACAATTACAATAAATAAACCTGATTCAACAATAATGTTGGATGATATTACTTTGAATTTTGGTGAAAGCAAGAATGTTACTGTAACAACTACTGGCGCTACTGAAATTACTGCCAGTATCAATGGAACAGATGTCACTGTTATAAATAATTATACTATTCCAATTTCAGGTTTGGCTGTTGGCAACTACACTTTAAATGTAACAACAGTGCCGGATGGTGATCATAACTCTGTATCTAAAGAAGTAAAAATCATCGTATATAAGGCAACTGCTGAAATTACAGTTGACTCTGCAACTATGGACATAAAAGTGCTTGATGAAGTTCTTTCAGGGGCTACCTTGACTCCTGCAGATGCAGGCAACTTAACCTACAAATCAAACAATGAAACAGTTGTTATAGTTAAAGATGGTAAAATTAAAGCTCTTGCTAAAGGTACTGCCACAATCACAGTTTCATTTGCAGGCAATGAAAATTATACAGCCACTAAAAATAAAACCATCAGTGTTACTGTCACTTTAAAAGATGCAATCATCAGCGTAAATAACTCTACTTTGAATTTATTTGTAGATGATAATTTTACTGTTGTTGCTAGTACAAATCCTGATGGTTTGAATGTTACTTTCGTTCAGGATGATTCTGGTGTTTACATTGTTGATGAAAATGGCAATATCACTGCTTTAAGGGAGGGTACTGGAAACATTCTTGTTAAAGTTGGCGGCGACGGAGTTTACGCTGAAAATTCAACCACAGTTGCTGTAACTGTAAGTAAAATACCTGCTGAAATTACATTAACTAATACAACTCTTGATTTAAAAGTCGGTGATGAAGTTAAAGTCAATGCTACTTTAACTCCTAGTGAAGCTGGGGAGTTAGATTTCACATCCAGTGATGTGAGTGTTGTTACTGTTAACGGTATTGGGGAACTTACTGCGGTTGGTGAAGGTATTGCTAATATTACTGTAAGATTCTTAGGTGATGACAAGTATGTTGCTTCAAATGCTACAGTTGCTGTTACAGTAAATAAACAGGACACTAATGTAAATGTTTCAATACCTGAAAACATTACTGTCGGTGATAATTCAACTATTGATGTAGTATTGCCTAGTGATGCTATGGGTGATGTTACTGTTAAGGTTGATGGTGAAGTTGTTGATAGTGTAGCGGTAAAAGATGGAAGTGTGGATGTTACAATTCCTTCCTTGAGTGCTGGTAATCATACTGTTGAGATTTCATATTCTGGTGATGGAAAATATAATCCGGTAAATGAAACTAAAGAAATAACTGTTTACAAAAAGGATACTCTTCCTGAAATTATTATTCCTTCTGACATTGCATTTGGAGATAATGCTACTGTTGATGTCAAGCTGCCAAGTGATGCAGAAGGAAACGTAACTTTAACAGTTGATGGTAAAATTATAGACACAGTAACAGTAACAAACGGAACTGCAAGTGTCAAGTTACCTGAATTAAATGTAGGTAATCATACTGTAGAAATAGCTTACTCCGGTGATGACAAATACAAATCTGCTTCAAAAAACACTACAGTTAATATAGCTAAGGATTCCACAAAGTTAACTGCAGATGATGTGACTGCAACATATAAAGTCGACAAATACCTTGTAATCACATTAACTGACAGTAAAGGCAATCCATTGACTAATGCCACTGT
Encoded here:
- a CDS encoding tetratricopeptide repeat protein, with amino-acid sequence MKKDKAEDDIKVNRRSTDKVFFESSFIQSVSDKIDFFKEEILSDIDSHEFKRQLDDFDFDEFSGQAIERADDIVDDISKFKSEIISSDDLPEDVKRQYRNTQMFLNRDEDYIRRARKKMARLNSGEFIDVYKTNIRIIELCDKALAVRKENFDAYFIKGQALVNMERYSEAIDEFVNALSLKDDVEVWLAIGNANRLNGDFGDAIDVYDSVLKRNEKSVEAVKGIAFTCFDMGDYALCDEMFSKANSIEYLDEDSFKVWSECLEHLKDD
- a CDS encoding GNAT family N-acetyltransferase; protein product: MINKDLIENYHYEKLNKYPDLSKFSCGVKDLDEFLKEDAYNQQEKNLNVTYLAIYKDEVIGYVSLLTDKIKCKQIDKSIQSEYESYPAIKIGRLAVNEKYKGLGLGNKILASISELIKEISEEVGVSFITVDAYCNARKFYLKNSFKQKRIHNSENLKRKSQRDETTSIFMYKHIKKVKIT
- a CDS encoding ABC transporter ATP-binding protein, with the translated sequence MSPPPAKRKPPEKAADNRKAIRNILKLLGRYKLKLIVTVICAVISTLFSIISPLFIGQATTTIYNGISNIANGTGTIDLNSLIQLLSIVVILYIISSLFSYLQSYFLVGISTKISYSLRSQIMDKITALAMENVDENKRGDILSRLTNDVDSLQTGITQAFLQMLTAVITIIGVVAMMLYINLWMTLAIVILIPITFLMIIFVTRHSQSYFLKQLSFKGSLNAQIEETFTGHDMIRAFNQEASSIEKFESDNENWYDQEWKSQFFSSLTGPAMNFISNFAYVLIAVLGAIFALQKTIAVGDILAFFQYIENFTRPIQQITRVMNLVQTAMAATERIFEFLELDDEDNPSDRQLTEVKESIAFEDVSFGYEPNEKIINGLSFDVKKGEKIAIVGETGAGKTTIVKLLMRFYDTNRGSIRIDGVDIDEFDKHSLRSHVGMVLQDSWLFSDTIANNIRYGNLDATDEEVIEAARQVYADNFIRQLPEGYDTELNEDTDNISHGQKQLLTIARTILSKKEILILDEATSSVDTRTEKLIQKAMDKLMEGKTSFIIAHRLSTIKNADKIIVIENGEIIEQGTHDELLSQKGYYYNTLNSQNKRNII
- a CDS encoding ABC transporter ATP-binding protein gives rise to the protein MTLIVIFLIVQAYANLTLPSYTADIVDIGIQNTDVNFIVNTGITMLSMVLISVIAAVFISYLSSRVSSGFAKDLRKVVYRKVLKFSNHELNDISRSSLITRTTNDINQIQSVIGVIFTTLLFAPILGIGGIVKAFELGTDLSWIILVTFIAVAVLLIFVLLRTLPYFKITQEIIDRMNRTAREILIGIPVIKAFVRQDTERERFEAINRDFLDVNLYVYRNIFIILPSMTLILNLMIVAILYFGAYDALNSSILTGEIIAFIQYSTQIVTSFILMGGFLIILPRILVSGRRVAEVLNTEITIADGNLEATPERPALEFKNVCYQYPGSERQTLKDISFKLEAGKTTAIIGGTGSGKSTILNLIPRLQDPTSGEILIDGTDIRDFKLKSLRDLISFTPQKAILFQGTIRSNMLIGKSDATDDEIGTALERSQVDFIQSIDDEVAQGASNFSGGQKQRLSIARAIIAKRSFYLFDDCFSALDMNTEAKVKDSLHELKEGSSILIVSQRISTIQDADEILVMDNGEIIDRGTHNELNDSCSIYHEIVKSQIDSMEANT
- a CDS encoding ATP-binding protein is translated as MIKRKSYLNQIERLIDKEPIKIITGVRRSGKTYLLKSICEELKNRGIPEENIFLISFESVKYNKIENFKQLDECIAKLTENTEGRVYLLFDEIQNVENWEKSINACRVDLDCDLYVTGSNSELLSGEMATLISGRYYQINIYPFSFSEFLQYKREMENRDVINLNELFREYVEYGGMPPIQQVARQDKYSYLSDIYNTILLKDIITRHNIRNTDMLNRILDYVIMNMAKNFSATNISKYMKHEGRKIAKDTILDYLLYSKNACFIHQAQREDIKGKKVLLHNEKYYLVDHGFFQAKYGEIENIGSILENIVYIELLRRGYDVRIGILNEKEIDFVCTKDKEKIYIQVTYMLSGDETIEREFSALAKINDNFDKYVLSMDQMDFSGEGLKHRNIIDFLLSDYI
- a CDS encoding ATP-binding protein — translated: MVQRDLYMKQIIPLIDNELIKVITGIRRCGKSYMLGLIKEELLKRGVKEHNIIIINFDSKKYKNIKNNNELDKIVEKSIKNKKGKVYLFFDEIQNVKKWERSIAGYKIDYDCDIYITGSNSNLLSGELATHLTGRYFEIKMYPFSYQEFLNFHQKSSSLEMFNEYLQYGGMPQTFMLDETQKIEYLDDLFNSIFYKDIVKRYQIRDIGILERLTTFIFDNIGNIFSASSIMEYYKKEMNIKISNKTISNYLKYLENACFIKKVKREDLEGKGILKFNEKYYVTDHGFCEAKAKGNIDNIGRVMENIVYFEFLRRGWKITIGKTKDYEVDFVCRKHKQTIYVQVSYLLESDETIERELRPFSKIKDHYPRYIITMDQFDRSRDGVKHINLLDFLTDETDPI
- a CDS encoding Ig-like domain repeat protein; the protein is MRIELLFILPNSEEISANYGGNGTWWAVHKFDDYGVYEVNASYTGLDNVTVNNGTITINKPDSTIMLDDITLNFGESKNVTVTTTGATEITASINGTDVTVINNYTIPISGLAVGNYTLNVTTVPDGDHNSVSKEVKIIVYKATAEITVDSATMDIKVLDEVLSGATLTPADAGNLTYKSNNETVVIVKDGKIKALAKGTATITVSFAGNENYTATKNKTISVTVTLKDAIISVNNSTLNLFVDDNFTVVASTNPDGLNVTFVQDDSGVYIVDENGNITALREGTGNILVKVGGDGVYAENSTTVAVTVSKIPAEITLTNTTLDLKVGDEVKVNATLTPSEAGELDFTSSDVSVVTVNGIGELTAVGEGIANITVRFLGDDKYVASNATVAVTVNKQDTNVNVSIPENITVGDNSTIDVVLPSDAMGDVTVKVDGEVVDSVAVKDGSVDVTIPSLSAGNHTVEISYSGDGKYNPVNETKEITVYKKDTLPEIIIPSDIAFGDNATVDVKLPSDAEGNVTLTVDGKIIDTVTVTNGTASVKLPELNVGNHTVEIAYSGDDKYKSASKNTTVNIAKDSTKLTADDVTATYKVDKYLVITLTDSKGNPLTNATVTVELSVAKNYTTDENGQVKVKVSNMLPKTYTAKISFAGNGNYLGCDDDVKVVVKKATPKITANAKTFKTTTKTKKYTITLKDNDGKAIKKGTVYLKVGGKTYKATTNSQGNATFKITKLNNKGTYKATVTYKGNKYYNKETKKVTIKVKSVWKTVSKGSKESAIVKKIQRALKNHGYYLEYNDRYLMVDGIYWDYTEMAVKEFQYDKVLKVTGKVDEKTAKKLGII